In a single window of the Aminomonas paucivorans DSM 12260 genome:
- a CDS encoding HpcH/HpaI aldolase/citrate lyase family protein, protein MKRALRSMLYIPGNNPGMIQHAPIFGADSVLLDLEDAVALSEKDAARRLVTRLMGVLDFGDVVVTVRLNGADTSFFEEDLKAVVPCRPDAVRLPKCSSPEDVVAADVRMTEIERSCGFESRTVKLHAMLETASGIALAREIASCCPRVTALTLGGQDLTADLGVAKTREGWELFVPRSQVALAARSCGIDAFDTVWADVNDHEGLLEETKKVVGLGFTGKAAIHPGQIPWIHKAFVPEEKEIAKALRIVEAAEAAEKEGRGVVAVDGKMVDAPVVKRARHTLDMARLAEGGVSR, encoded by the coding sequence ATGAAGCGCGCCCTTCGCTCCATGCTCTACATCCCCGGGAACAACCCCGGGATGATCCAGCACGCCCCCATCTTCGGGGCGGACAGCGTGCTCCTGGACCTGGAGGACGCGGTGGCCCTGTCGGAAAAGGACGCGGCCCGCCGCTTGGTGACCCGCCTCATGGGGGTCCTGGACTTCGGGGACGTGGTGGTGACGGTGCGCCTCAACGGGGCGGACACCTCCTTCTTCGAGGAGGACCTGAAGGCGGTGGTGCCCTGCCGTCCCGACGCGGTGCGCCTGCCCAAGTGCTCCTCCCCGGAGGACGTGGTGGCGGCGGACGTCCGGATGACGGAGATCGAGCGGTCCTGCGGCTTCGAGTCCCGCACGGTGAAGCTTCACGCCATGCTGGAGACCGCCTCGGGCATCGCCCTGGCCCGGGAGATCGCCTCCTGCTGCCCCCGGGTCACGGCGCTCACCCTGGGGGGACAGGACCTCACCGCCGACCTGGGGGTGGCCAAGACCCGGGAGGGATGGGAACTCTTCGTGCCCCGAAGCCAGGTGGCCCTGGCGGCGCGGAGCTGCGGCATCGACGCCTTCGACACGGTCTGGGCGGACGTGAACGACCACGAGGGCCTGCTGGAGGAGACGAAGAAGGTCGTCGGCCTGGGCTTCACCGGCAAGGCGGCCATCCACCCCGGCCAGATCCCCTGGATCCACAAGGCCTTCGTACCGGAGGAGAAGGAGATCGCCAAGGCCCTGCGTATCGTGGAGGCCGCGGAGGCGGCGGAGAAGGAAGGCCGCGGCGTGGTGGCCGTGGACGGGAAGATGGTGGACGCCCCGGTGGTGAAGCGGGCACGGCACACCCTCGACATGGCCCGGCTGGCGGAAGGGGGAGTGTCCCGATGA